The genomic interval TCTAATAAGGTTAAAATCATATTATAATCTCCTAATTCTGCAGAAATAGTCAAAATTGGGTCTCCATCAATTTCTATGTTAACCTCACCTGTAGATTTGATGAATTCAATTTTCTTAGTAAATTCCACAATACTATCTAATGTTTGAAAGTTATTTGTATGTTTATATAGAAGCAATTATAATCCCCCATTCTAAGAAAGATGCATTAAAAACAACGATATATTTATATAATACAACAAAAAAGAAGATAAAACAATCTTTTTTTATCTTACTTAAATAAGTATTTTTTAATAAAATAATATTAATAAACCCTTTACAATATTAAAGAATATTATAAAAGATGTAAAATTTTATAAATATCTTCGTTCAACTTCTTATATTGTCTATACTTTTTCGTGTTCCAATAATGATCAAGTAATAAAAAAGTATAATATTGGTATTCAGTTTTGAAAATCTGCTGTTTTATATCAGGAATTATGTATGTTTCAATGAGATGAAAAAAATGATCCTTTTCAAGTTCTTTAAAAAATAATATGGTGAATATATTCTCTTTCTTTTCATCCAAATCATTAACAAAATCTAAATTAATATTTTTACCAATTTTTAATAAACATTTAAGATACATATAATTGGTAAAAGAATATTCCTTTGAAGTATTATCATTTATGATACGTTCAAAATAACTTTTTGCTTGTTCATATTTTTTTAAATAGTAAGTACTATAGCCTAAATGAAAAAACAAACGTGAATAATCTTCACTTAATTCTATTATTTTATATTGATTAATAATACGTTTTGTTCTATTGAATACATCTAGATAATGTTTATCAATCAGTAAAATTTCATTTATCATTAACTCACATCGAATCATCCGGGCGATATTTCCTTTTTGCAAAAATTTATCTACTGCTTGATACAAATAACTGAGTGCTTTAGAATAATTAAATTCATAATAATAACAC from Mycoplasmatota bacterium carries:
- a CDS encoding helix-turn-helix transcriptional regulator — protein: MESNLKYKLGFIIKVNRKLKNLSQQKLSNSVNYNQSVISKIERGNDSIHISIYDLLLKYFNLSYVYDSEIDHRVNQLIDDVYDAFLYLKYDNLNVLIKKTYELQKENQNVIRMYELLILELVLRFINREYNKCRDMINNLTYFYPVCHQKCQLCFIYLSNYFKIYLEGKKINIIKFNKKYQLNQTDGFVDYFNGWCYYYEFNYSKALSYLYQAVDKFLQKGNIARMIRCELMINEILLIDKHYLDVFNRTKRIINQYKIIELSEDYSRLFFHLGYSTYYLKKYEQAKSYFERIINDNTSKEYSFTNYMYLKCLLKIGKNINLDFVNDLDEKKENIFTILFFKELEKDHFFHLIETYIIPDIKQQIFKTEYQYYTFLLLDHYWNTKKYRQYKKLNEDIYKILHLL